From Streptomyces durmitorensis, a single genomic window includes:
- a CDS encoding sulfite exporter TauE/SafE family protein yields the protein MDISLNISLWEFAALAAAAVLVGFSKTAVSGANTVSLAVFAAVLPARESTGVLLPILIAGDVLAVLTYRRHAHWPTLWRLLPAVAGGVVVGTVFLLWADDAIVRTSIGAILLLMAAVTLWRRRTPADAADETDAADKTGEAGESSAAGEPSAAEASLGARLKAPSYGVLGGFTTMVANAGGPVMSMYLLSAGFRKLSFLGTSAWFFLIVNTSKVPFSAGLGLIDAHSLLLDAALVLFVLPGALIGKAAVHRINQRLFEQLVIGATVLGGLQLLLR from the coding sequence ATGGACATATCTCTGAACATATCTCTGTGGGAATTCGCCGCACTCGCCGCGGCCGCGGTGCTCGTCGGCTTCTCGAAGACCGCCGTCAGCGGGGCCAACACGGTCAGCCTCGCCGTCTTCGCCGCGGTCCTGCCGGCCCGCGAGTCGACCGGCGTCCTGCTGCCCATCCTCATCGCGGGCGACGTACTTGCGGTCCTGACCTACCGCAGACATGCCCACTGGCCCACCCTGTGGCGGCTGCTCCCCGCCGTCGCGGGCGGTGTGGTGGTGGGCACGGTCTTCCTGCTGTGGGCCGACGACGCCATCGTCCGTACGTCGATCGGGGCGATCCTGCTCCTGATGGCGGCGGTCACGCTGTGGCGCCGCAGGACCCCGGCGGATGCGGCGGACGAGACGGATGCGGCGGACAAGACGGGCGAGGCTGGTGAGTCGAGTGCGGCTGGTGAGCCGAGTGCGGCGGAGGCTTCGCTCGGCGCCCGGCTCAAGGCCCCCTCCTACGGCGTGCTCGGCGGCTTCACCACCATGGTCGCCAACGCGGGCGGCCCGGTGATGTCGATGTATCTGCTCTCGGCGGGCTTCCGGAAGCTGAGCTTCCTGGGGACGTCGGCGTGGTTCTTCCTCATCGTCAACACCTCCAAGGTGCCGTTCAGCGCGGGCCTCGGCCTGATCGACGCGCACTCGCTGCTGCTGGACGCGGCACTCGTGCTCTTCGTCCTGCCGGGCGCACTCATCGGCAAGGCGGCCGTGCACCGGATCAATCAGCGGCTCTTCGAGCAACTGGTGATCGGGGCCACGGTCCTCGGGGGCCTCCAGCTGCTGCTGCGCTGA